The DNA region ACCACATCGAGCATGGGAGTCATGTTGATTTCTGGGTCTTTATCTTGCCTAAAACGATCACTCAGCATGGTAGCCTCTTACAAGATCAATCCTTTGAATTTTATTCAATTTTCTTTGCCAGAAAAATGCTAATAACGCTCCACTTAACCCAATAAAAAGTCCTGTTTGAGTGGTGACCATTGCCATGGATATTCCCGCAGAAATCACCGCAGGGTCATGAAAACCGTAGTCTGCACCAGCAGTAAACATGGCTATCATTCCGCTAACGGTACCGAGTAACCCTAAAAGCGGTGCGACCATGGATAAAAGTTTTACGCCTTGAAGATCAAAGTATTGTTGTTGATACGCTTTTCTTAATGCAATTGAATCCAGTCTATGATTAAGCCAGTCTGGACAAGTTTGCGTTGTCGTGCGGATATAAGATAAATCATATGACTTAAATATGATCTGGCTTGCCAACCATAACATCCATAAGCAACAGGCAAAAAGTGGCCACATTACTAATCCGCCCATGTCTATAAACGCGAGGATAGAATGTTCAAACTGACTAATGGAATAAATAATATTATTGATTGTCATGTTTATCACCAGATTCAATATACAGTGCTAGCAACAAAGCCGCTTGTTGTTCCATATTCAAGCTAAGAGCTTGTGCACGGCGTTTCAATGGGTAATGAAGTAATAGTAACGGTAGTGCAACCAGTAAGCCTGCTTGAGTGGTTATTAATGCTTTACTGATACCTTGTGATAATAATTTAGGATCGCTGTTACCAAATTCGGTGAGCGACTGGAAGGTTTCAATCATCCCCGATACCGTACCTAGCAGGCCTAACATAGGCGCCATCGCAGCCAGTAATGCTATAAAACCTAAACCTCGTTCAAACTTGGACATTTGCTTTAGCATAAGTTGTTTAAGTCTGAGGTCCATAGATTCAACACTTGAATTGATTACCATTGAGTTTGCTAATACCAATGCAGCAGGTATACGGGAAGCCTTTAACAATTGCTGTTTAATCAAAGTTAAGTCAGTACTTGCTAGGTTATCTTCGTCGATTAAATGGGCTAACGGTCGCCACCTAAACAACACAATTGCTCGCCATAGGGCAATGATTACACCGATCAAGGCTAAAATAAGGATAGGCCAGAGCACTTCTCCTCCTTTTTTTACCCAATCAATAAAGGTTTGTTTATCAGCCAAACTTGGCAGCATCCGCCCTTGGCTTAAATCAAGCGGCAGTAATTGAGTTTGATTAGTTAACCACTGGTTGATGTTGTTACTGATTGTCGAATTATTGGGGGTAATTGCCGTTGGTAATTTATCGGTAAACATAATTAATTGTGGCTTCTTGCTTTCACTAACTGCCATTAATCCACCAATAATGCTAAGGTTTTCTTCACTTACGTGGCCGTCTTCAAAGCTAATAGCTGTATGAGATTTTGATACTTTAGCGGTCATCTTCATATCGTCAACAGCATAGGTTATTAACGCATTTAAGCGGGCCATGTCAGGAAAGCCAGGATGAGATTGCGCTTTTTCCAGTGATTGACGTCTTTGCGGCTCAATTAGCTGGGTCGGACTTAGTTGCCATTGTTGCGATAAGCTGCGTATTGTTTTTTGGTATGCACCTTGGACTAGTTTCATATCATCAACAATGCTTTGATAATCATCGGTTAATGTATTTTTTTGTTTGCTTAACGTTGCTAGTTTTTGATTAATAACAGCAAGCTTTTGTTTTTTATCATCCAAGCGCTTATCTAAGTTTTGTTGATTATTTTTTACTTCAGATATTTCTTGTTTCAGGCGAGCGCGCCACTGTTGGTTTTGTTGGTTGAGATTGTTTGCATGGGTGTTTACTGCTTGATCAATTATTTTGTACTTGTCACTCTGTTGTGTGACTTTATCTTTTTCCAAAGCAATAGCATTTTGCATATTCATTAACGTTGATGCACATAGGAATAAAATGATAAATATTGCTTTCATTATCTTTGCACTCCTAATGGTATATTGACGATTTCGGCAATTTGCTTATTCATTGTAATCGCCATTGCCAACCTTAAATCGCCTTGTTCATTGAGTGGTATGGTATTCCATTGGCGAGTTTGACGATCAAACCAACCAAATTGTTGTTCATCTGGTGTCATGTAAAACCAAGCTAGGCGACCTAAACGTAGTAAATTAACTTGCATTGGTTTTTCATCGATTACGATCACATCTTGGTTTACTTGCTGACCATATCCGTAGGCAACTTCAATGCTTACCACATCCAATAAACGTCTAAAGCGTTCAGCCAATGGCAATTCACTTTTATCCATCGCACTACGTAAAAACGCTAAACGTCGTTTACGCTCATCAAAGTCAAACGGTAAATCAGAGAACACTTGTTGTTCTAACATGGCATACCAAACCTCAAGTTGGGGTTCAAGTTGTTGCTTTAGAACATTAATCGTATCAATGTCTTGTTGTAACTGATTTATTTCCATTTGTAGTGACTGTAAATTTTTTTGTTTTTTCTGTAATTGGTATTCTGTCCAATATAATTCGCCTAAACTTTGCTGCTGTTGAGATAAAGAATGCATTTTCTGTTGTTGCCAATCAGCTGCTTCTTGCCCTAATTGAACTGATTGCTGAATGGGTTGTTTTATTTTATCAGTCCATTGTTCGGCTAAATTATTAACGACAGGTTTTTCGTTAACCTGTTTATTGTCGTTCGCAGTTACTATGTTGCTAGTTAACAACAAACAACAAGTTAATAAGCCATTTAATTTGATTCGACTTGTCATCATCGAGTTCCTTTTTTATACGAACGACGCCAAAATACAAATCCTTGAATGAATAGGCTTAATAACAATAATCCATAACAAGCAAAAAAGTAGTTTACTAATGGGTTATGCACGGCAACAACTTTGACTTGCACCCCAAGATTATCCTTTTGATAAGGAATGCTAAAATCAGTTACTGTGAGGTATAAATCATCCACTCTGAATTGGCGCATAAATCCGGCATCACCACTGACTTTTTTGTGCCCATCATCAACAATAAAATGTGCACTATTTTTACGAGGGTCAAATTGCTCTACGCTGCGGCGAGTAATTCTACCTGCTGGGCTTTTACCTGTTTCATCTTCTTTAATGAGTGAAACATCATCTTGATAGTCTACATTTGTGAGTTGTATTTGATAATTGCCACTGGAGAAACGTTGGCCTTGATGTAACACCGCGCTATCGTGCCCATGAATGAACACCAAATCGATACCATGAAATAAAAATACCAATAGAGTAAGTACATGTATGGGCAGCATCATAATGCGTGGGCTATGCCAACGTTTACGGCGCCAAGTCGGCCATAAATCGCGCCAAGAACACAAAGCTGTGTTAACACCCAACATAACCATTAATGCGACTAAGCCAATGAGCCATACGGCTACAATTGGGGCTGTTGTTAACGGTTGTAACCATTGAGACATGGGTAAATCATTCAATAATTTAAACACTTGCCTCGATGACTCTTGTTCACTAACAGCCATGCCTGCAGCAAACCACAAAGAGACAAGGACTAATAAGACAAATGCTAAGCGCATTGAATATAACCAATTCATCTTCATAATAGTAGGTATCCCAACATCAACAGGCTAATAAAGCCCAATACAACGGCTTTTCCCATGCAGAGTGCGCTAGCATTTGAAAACCACGCTTTAGGTATATGAAATACCAATATAAATAGCAGGTAAGTTAATGCCGATAAGAAAAAGTGACCGCTCCAACTCCAACTGCGTCCCCAACCGATAAATGCCCAATAACTGCCGGCGATTTCACCGCCTAAATAGGCTGTTCCAGCAAATAAACCTAACAAGTGACTATGGCTTTCTAAATTGGCATCACTGCGTAAAGCTTGTATTAGGTACCCCAAACATCCTGCGATGGCTAAGCCTAGCGCTAATGGTCGTGATAAAAAAAATAACTGAGCCCAAACCGAGGTCAGCATGGCGCTACTCTCTTTAGGCGGGATAAGCATTTGGCTGTATAACAACATTGCAAGTGCCGTCGCACATAAGAAAAAAACATAATTTATTTGGGCGCGAGTTTGTAGATTCAAAAAAACAACCGACAACATACATATCAAGGCTGTTGCGACCAAATAAATAATTTCACTGCTAGCGGGGAATAGTAAGCTGTTGTTATTAATTAAGATTAATATAAATACAGCTAAACCAAGTAAAGCCACATTAGCTAATCGTACCGATAATCTCATTTTGCTAGCGGTACCAATAGACCTTAGACTTGTTTCACTCATATTATTCATTCTCTTGTTAACGGTCGTCATTAGGCCTTGGTATAGTGCTCATTATTATTCACAAATCGCATTAATTTGTTCAGTACATCAGTATCTTTAATATTGACGATTTGAGGCTTATTTAAGGACCAATGTCGGCAAACCTGATCGACTAAATTAGGCCGAACCACCCAAATGTGTCGACTTTGATTCATGGCTAATAATGGGGCTATTTGGTGGCCGAATCCTTGTCCATTTAGTTCCATTGGACCAATCTCATCTATGATACAGACCGATTTTTTGTGGATACTTTTTGGTGTTAATGCTTTTATCCCTAATGCCATCCCTTGCTCGGTAAAAGAAAATCGAGTGTTGGTTTTATTATCAAGCACACCTGTACGGTGACCGAACAAGCAACGTTCATTGGTTGCAATATCAATAATATCGCTGCTGAATCTTTGTCCTTCTTTCATCACTCCTGGGCAGAGTATTCCTGCTAGAGGGATGTGGTTTATATGACATTGTTGAATCAATTCGGTTAGTGCCGTTGTTTTGCCACTGCCACTTTCACCGGTAATAATCAAAACCTTGCTGGGATGTTGACCCAATACATTTTGTGGAATAAAAAACTCTTTATCCGCAACTTGATAGCTAGTCGCGGCAACGCCATAAAGGCGGCTAATATTTTGACTCGTCATGACAATATCTCGTTCGCCATAATTGAGTACCTTGCCATCTTCTAGCAGCAACACTTTATCTGCATAAAGTTGGGCAAGATTTGGGTCGTGTAAAATGGCAATAACAGCAGTGTTAAATTCAATACAACTGCGCTTAACTTGAGTCAAAATTTGGTAACGATGGCGGAAATCAAGGTGGTTTGTCGGTTCGTCAAGCAACAATAAACGATTACTTTGGAATAATGCTCTTGCTAATAAAACCAACTGGCGCTCACCACCAGACAGGCGGTTGTAATCACTTTTAGCCAATCCTTCTACATCTAATAATTGCATGATGTTTTTTGCATCAATAACATCTTGATCTGATGGCGACTCAAAAGTAGAAATAAATGGTGTTCGCCCCATCACCACCATTTCTAATGCGGTAAACGCAAAAGCAGTTTCTTGTTGTTGAGGAACCAGTGCCATTTGCATGGCTATGTCTGCACGAGACATTTCACTTAATGGACGTTGATTTAACGATATGCAGCCATTACTTGGATGAGTTAACCCGCATAAACAATTCATTAATGTGGTTTTACCTGCACCATTAGCGCCCAAAATGGCTAAAAACTCACCGGGTTTGAGCTCAAAACTGACATTGTCTAATAAAAGCTTATCTCCAATAGCGAAACTAATACCTGATGCTTTTAGCATTAGTAAGTCCCTCCTTGGCGAAAACGGAATAGTAAGAAAGCAAATAAAGGGGCGCCGACTAAGGAGGTTACAATCCCAATGGGGATCTCCATGGTGAAACTTGATCTTGCTACACTGTCGGCTAACAGTAGAAAAATAGCGCCAATAGCGGTGGACAGAGGGATTACGCGCATATTATTAGCACCAGTAAAAGTGCGAACCATGTGCGGAACAACTAACCCAATCCATGCAACTTGGCCAACGGTTGCAACGCAAGATGCCACGATGAAAGAACTAATAACAATCAATACCAAACGTAGTTTTTCAGGTTCAACGCCTAAACTTCGGCTTTGTTGATCACCTAAACACAGTACATTCAAACGATAACGTAAAGAGTGAATTAGGCCATAGCCAAGCACGACAGGAATAGCCAGTTGAGCGACTGTACTCCAGCTACTTGCAGACAAGGATCCCATTAACCAAAAGACAATAGCCGGTAATTCCCCGTAGGGGTCGGCCAGTGCTTTTAGCATGGTTAAACCAGAACCGAATATCGAACCTATAATAATGCCGGTCATTAACATCAACAATATGCTATTACTGCCAAACTTTTTGGCCATAAACATAGCAACACAAGCGGCTGATAACCCACATACAAAAGCGAGTACTTGAACTGTAATCCAACTACTGCCAGGCATAATAAGGCCCATTGCTGCACCGAACATACAGCCAGAAGCGACTCCTAGAATATCAGGCGAAACTAACGGATTACGAAATACTCCTTGGTAGACTGCTCCAGAAACAGCAAGGCCGGCACCTACAATTAATGCGGTGAGTAATCGTGGGAAGCGAATAAGTAAAATGATGCGTTCTTGTTGGGTTAACTCTTCAGAAATTTGCCCTGTCATGATTAAATCACTCAATATAGATGGCAGTTTCTTAATGGCGCTAACTAAGTCACTAGGATTAATTGAAAACCGGCCGGCAGTTAACCCAATCAATACAATAATGATTGCAATAACAGCCCATTGAATAGGGCGTAGTTTATGTTTATTGCTTACAAGCATGTAGACATACTTTGTAAAGGCGATAAGCATTCATCACCAAAAGCAACTTGATAGAAACGAGCAATCTCTGCGTTTACATCAACATTTTTAAACTGTTCTGGATAAGCATTTACCGCAATGTAAAGTGCTCCAGCCATTGCCATTGGCGATGGCATATCCCAAAAGCTCCCTTTAGGTAACATTATTTGTGGCAATTTGCTTAATGGGGACACTAAAGATTGAGCCAGTTGCTCGTCAACCTTGGAAGAGTCATTAGATTCCCTAACTAAAATTTGTGGTTGCCAAATTAATAGCTGTTCTACATTCACTTTAGGGTAAAACCCTGGAATATTTTTAGCGACATTATCGACACCAGCTATAGTCATTAATTGGTGTTGGAACATTTTTTCACTTGCGGTGCGGTATAAATCTGAGCTATTGACATAATACGCACGTAGGCGCTGCTCTTTAGTTAAAGCAGTAAGTCCAGTGTTGATAATGTTTTCTAACCTTTTATTTTCAGCGGCAATTTGCGCAGCTTTATCTTGAGTACCTGTTGCTTTGGCCAGCAAATCAAGCACCTGTTGAGCTTCTGAGAACGTTTCTGGTTGGATGATTAAACAGGCGATACCTAATGAGGTTAATCGGTCTGCTAATCGATAACCGTCTTTTTTGCCAAAGACTAAAACTAAGTCTGGATTTAACGCAATGATGGTTTCTAAACTGGTGCCAGCTGAACGACTACCAACAACCGAAAGTTCACGATTGCCTAGTTGCTTATTGATAAACGGTGAGTTTTTAGTCATGCCACCAATTCCTACTAATTTATCTGCAAGTCCTAAACTTAAGGAAAATAAATTAGCTGGGGTAAAGGTTGAGACTATTCGCTCAGCGGGCTTTTGTAATACCACTTCTCGGCCTTGTTGATCAATCAAGTGTATCGGCGCTGCCGATACACTTGAAAGACCACAAAGTAGAATGGCTACAATACTGAATAGTATGTTAGGCATTCATCATCCTTAGAAACTATACTTAACGCCGACTTCATAAGAACGGCCTTCATTTGGTTGGCCATATCCTTCGTAGTGCGATTCGTCTAGAATGTTATTTAGATTTACATAAGCTGAGAATTGCGGTGTAAAGGCTTTCTTAACACCCATATCAATAGTTAATGTATCGCTTTCCCATTCATCAGAATCAACATCAATTAAAATATCCGTACGGTAACGAACACGTAAATTACTATCAATATCTAATGTGGGTTGATGCCAATTTAACATCGCAGTCAATGAGTTTTTAGGGATATCACGGAAGTAGTCAGATTCACGATCTTCACTTTCATTGCGGGCGTGGGTGTAACTGTAATCGAGTGATAAATTGATATTTTCTGATAACTGGCTTAGCGTGCTGAATTCTATACCGTAAAATTTAGATGTGCCCACATTTTGATTAACCTCAAGATCCCAGTCTGGATCTGTTGGGTCTGGGAGGTAAACAGCCACAATTTTATCGCTAATATCATGATAAAAAGCGCCAATATCAATATTGTTTAACCAGCTATTGTTAAAGTTATTTTTCCAACCAAATGCATAACTGGTACTGCGTTCAGGTTTAAGGTCATGACGGGCTCCGGTATCATCATACATCTCCGAGAATGTAGCAAAACGAGTTTTTTGCGCGATAGAACCGTAAACCATTCCTGCACTATCAAAGGTATAGCTTGCGCCTAAGCTGGGGTCAAAAGTATCTGAGTCATCATTTTCACTATCAGCATCGATGCCACTATTTTCAATAACCGTTTGTTTATGCCATGCAATCCCAGCAACAACATTAAGAGCTCCGAAAGTCATTGTATCTTCAGCTGCAAAACTAACTGTATCTAATTCCGAACGTTCATAGCCATAAGATTCATC from Shewanella polaris includes:
- a CDS encoding MotA/TolQ/ExbB proton channel family protein — encoded protein: MKAIFIILFLCASTLMNMQNAIALEKDKVTQQSDKYKIIDQAVNTHANNLNQQNQQWRARLKQEISEVKNNQQNLDKRLDDKKQKLAVINQKLATLSKQKNTLTDDYQSIVDDMKLVQGAYQKTIRSLSQQWQLSPTQLIEPQRRQSLEKAQSHPGFPDMARLNALITYAVDDMKMTAKVSKSHTAISFEDGHVSEENLSIIGGLMAVSESKKPQLIMFTDKLPTAITPNNSTISNNINQWLTNQTQLLPLDLSQGRMLPSLADKQTFIDWVKKGGEVLWPILILALIGVIIALWRAIVLFRWRPLAHLIDEDNLASTDLTLIKQQLLKASRIPAALVLANSMVINSSVESMDLRLKQLMLKQMSKFERGLGFIALLAAMAPMLGLLGTVSGMIETFQSLTEFGNSDPKLLSQGISKALITTQAGLLVALPLLLLHYPLKRRAQALSLNMEQQAALLLALYIESGDKHDNQ
- a CDS encoding ABC transporter substrate-binding protein, whose product is MPNILFSIVAILLCGLSSVSAAPIHLIDQQGREVVLQKPAERIVSTFTPANLFSLSLGLADKLVGIGGMTKNSPFINKQLGNRELSVVGSRSAGTSLETIIALNPDLVLVFGKKDGYRLADRLTSLGIACLIIQPETFSEAQQVLDLLAKATGTQDKAAQIAAENKRLENIINTGLTALTKEQRLRAYYVNSSDLYRTASEKMFQHQLMTIAGVDNVAKNIPGFYPKVNVEQLLIWQPQILVRESNDSSKVDEQLAQSLVSPLSKLPQIMLPKGSFWDMPSPMAMAGALYIAVNAYPEQFKNVDVNAEIARFYQVAFGDECLSPLQSMSTCL
- a CDS encoding FecCD family ABC transporter permease; the protein is MLVSNKHKLRPIQWAVIAIIIVLIGLTAGRFSINPSDLVSAIKKLPSILSDLIMTGQISEELTQQERIILLIRFPRLLTALIVGAGLAVSGAVYQGVFRNPLVSPDILGVASGCMFGAAMGLIMPGSSWITVQVLAFVCGLSAACVAMFMAKKFGSNSILLMLMTGIIIGSIFGSGLTMLKALADPYGELPAIVFWLMGSLSASSWSTVAQLAIPVVLGYGLIHSLRYRLNVLCLGDQQSRSLGVEPEKLRLVLIVISSFIVASCVATVGQVAWIGLVVPHMVRTFTGANNMRVIPLSTAIGAIFLLLADSVARSSFTMEIPIGIVTSLVGAPLFAFLLFRFRQGGTY
- a CDS encoding ATP-binding cassette domain-containing protein gives rise to the protein MLKASGISFAIGDKLLLDNVSFELKPGEFLAILGANGAGKTTLMNCLCGLTHPSNGCISLNQRPLSEMSRADIAMQMALVPQQQETAFAFTALEMVVMGRTPFISTFESPSDQDVIDAKNIMQLLDVEGLAKSDYNRLSGGERQLVLLARALFQSNRLLLLDEPTNHLDFRHRYQILTQVKRSCIEFNTAVIAILHDPNLAQLYADKVLLLEDGKVLNYGERDIVMTSQNISRLYGVAATSYQVADKEFFIPQNVLGQHPSKVLIITGESGSGKTTALTELIQQCHINHIPLAGILCPGVMKEGQRFSSDIIDIATNERCLFGHRTGVLDNKTNTRFSFTEQGMALGIKALTPKSIHKKSVCIIDEIGPMELNGQGFGHQIAPLLAMNQSRHIWVVRPNLVDQVCRHWSLNKPQIVNIKDTDVLNKLMRFVNNNEHYTKA
- a CDS encoding DUF3450 family protein, with translation MMTSRIKLNGLLTCCLLLTSNIVTANDNKQVNEKPVVNNLAEQWTDKIKQPIQQSVQLGQEAADWQQQKMHSLSQQQQSLGELYWTEYQLQKKQKNLQSLQMEINQLQQDIDTINVLKQQLEPQLEVWYAMLEQQVFSDLPFDFDERKRRLAFLRSAMDKSELPLAERFRRLLDVVSIEVAYGYGQQVNQDVIVIDEKPMQVNLLRLGRLAWFYMTPDEQQFGWFDRQTRQWNTIPLNEQGDLRLAMAITMNKQIAEIVNIPLGVQR
- a CDS encoding MotA/TolQ/ExbB proton channel family protein, producing the protein MTINNIIYSISQFEHSILAFIDMGGLVMWPLFACCLWMLWLASQIIFKSYDLSYIRTTTQTCPDWLNHRLDSIALRKAYQQQYFDLQGVKLLSMVAPLLGLLGTVSGMIAMFTAGADYGFHDPAVISAGISMAMVTTQTGLFIGLSGALLAFFWQRKLNKIQRIDLVRGYHAE